The following are encoded together in the Trichocoleus sp. FACHB-46 genome:
- a CDS encoding phospholipid-binding protein — MGSSPTTLELKLEKATTSSRSQVFGTVTTQIGLLQTIPPERVGLNGEYDHSGLAKRVQLAFQQTFSSEQIQALSVSQRGRVVVLKGRVSQGLLQRLVEIAAKIHGATDVETYAVTSIEE, encoded by the coding sequence ATGGGTTCATCACCAACGACCTTAGAACTTAAGCTAGAAAAAGCTACTACCTCAAGCCGCAGCCAAGTTTTTGGCACCGTGACCACTCAGATCGGCTTACTGCAAACGATTCCTCCAGAGCGGGTTGGCTTAAATGGTGAGTACGACCATAGCGGTTTAGCTAAGCGGGTCCAGTTAGCGTTTCAACAGACCTTCAGCTCTGAACAAATTCAGGCGCTCTCTGTATCCCAGCGCGGCAGAGTGGTTGTGCTCAAAGGGCGAGTTTCCCAAGGCTTACTGCAAAGGCTAGTGGAGATCGCTGCCAAAATTCATGGAGCCACCGATGTTGAAACTTATGCAGTGACTTCCATTGAAGAATAA